In Amycolatopsis coloradensis, one genomic interval encodes:
- a CDS encoding response regulator transcription factor produces the protein MTSPVKVLICDDQELVRVGMSMIVTSQEDLTVAGEAANGAEAVETALRLRPDLVLMDVRMPVLDGVAATERICAALPGTRVLMITTFDLDEYAYAALRAGASGFLVKDAPAEEILVAIRGVLRGDSMVSPSVTKRLLDRYLDDARDGGESKRLEKLTEREKDVLALIARGLANSEIASKLYIGETTVKTHVGRILAKLSLRDRVHAVVFAYESGLVRAGG, from the coding sequence ATGACATCCCCGGTGAAGGTGCTGATCTGCGACGACCAGGAACTGGTCCGCGTCGGGATGAGCATGATCGTCACGAGCCAGGAGGACCTGACCGTCGCGGGCGAAGCCGCCAACGGAGCCGAAGCGGTCGAAACCGCACTGCGGCTGCGGCCAGACCTGGTCCTGATGGACGTCCGGATGCCGGTGCTCGACGGCGTCGCGGCGACGGAGCGGATCTGCGCGGCACTGCCCGGGACGCGGGTCCTGATGATCACCACGTTCGACCTCGACGAGTACGCGTACGCGGCGTTGCGCGCCGGTGCCAGCGGTTTCCTGGTCAAGGACGCTCCGGCCGAAGAAATCCTCGTCGCGATCCGAGGTGTGCTTCGCGGGGATTCGATGGTCTCCCCTTCGGTCACGAAACGCCTGCTGGACCGCTATCTGGACGATGCCCGCGACGGCGGCGAAAGCAAGCGGCTGGAGAAGCTGACCGAACGCGAGAAGGACGTCCTCGCGCTCATCGCGCGCGGCCTGGCGAACAGCGAAATCGCCTCGAAGCTCTACATCGGCGAGACGACGGTGAAAACCCACGTCGGCCGCATTCTCGCGAAACTCTCACTGCGCGACCGGGTGCACGCGGTCGTGTTCGCCTACGAAAGCGGTTTGGTTCGCGCGGGTGGTTGA
- a CDS encoding sensor histidine kinase yields the protein MLRLAERIRAHPWVTDLPLFACFIFLAPTGSSPVPKAILLVPYLFLLPLLWRRRHPEIVAVLIVTGVAAQSLVEVWAYDRGRCELAMAVALYTMVRAGNRRFAAVIAVVIVSLDVTWGLTWGATTEQGLEVAIFATIPLHVAAWALGEFFRARQRLSDEEAAKAELAASEQDARARAAVAEERTRIARELHDVLAHSVSVIVINAEGAKLMRHKDPEAVDRTLDTIGKAGRDALAELRRLLEVLHAGETVRSPQPAVAELRDLVEQVSATGREVGLRVTGDADGLPPSAALQAYRIVQEALTNMIKHAPGDASGTVEIDFSEEGPRRDVRIEVTNTGGSGPPAPRLPSSGRGLAGMAQRVEMFHGTLDTGPTRDGGYRVAANLVVEAG from the coding sequence GTGCTCAGGCTGGCCGAGCGGATCCGCGCCCACCCGTGGGTGACCGACCTGCCGCTCTTCGCGTGCTTCATCTTCCTCGCGCCGACGGGGTCGTCGCCGGTCCCCAAGGCGATCCTGCTCGTGCCGTACCTCTTCCTCCTCCCGCTGCTCTGGCGGCGACGTCATCCCGAGATCGTCGCGGTGCTGATCGTCACGGGGGTGGCCGCGCAGAGCCTCGTGGAGGTCTGGGCGTACGACCGCGGCCGCTGCGAACTGGCGATGGCCGTCGCGCTCTACACCATGGTCCGCGCGGGGAACCGCCGGTTCGCCGCGGTGATCGCCGTCGTCATCGTCTCCCTCGACGTCACCTGGGGCCTCACCTGGGGAGCCACCACCGAACAGGGGCTGGAGGTCGCGATCTTCGCGACGATCCCGCTGCACGTCGCGGCCTGGGCGCTCGGCGAATTCTTCCGCGCGCGCCAACGTCTTTCGGACGAGGAAGCGGCGAAGGCGGAGCTGGCCGCCTCCGAACAGGACGCCCGCGCGCGGGCCGCGGTCGCCGAGGAGCGCACCCGCATCGCACGGGAACTGCACGACGTCCTCGCGCACAGCGTGAGTGTCATCGTGATCAACGCCGAGGGCGCGAAACTCATGCGTCACAAGGATCCGGAAGCGGTCGACCGCACGCTCGACACGATCGGCAAAGCGGGTCGCGACGCGCTGGCCGAGTTGCGCCGTCTCCTGGAGGTCCTCCATGCGGGCGAAACCGTTCGAAGTCCTCAGCCCGCCGTCGCGGAACTTCGCGATTTGGTCGAGCAGGTGAGCGCGACGGGCCGCGAAGTCGGCCTCCGGGTCACCGGTGACGCCGACGGGCTGCCGCCCAGCGCCGCGCTCCAGGCCTACCGGATCGTCCAGGAAGCACTGACGAACATGATCAAACACGCGCCCGGCGACGCGAGCGGAACCGTCGAAATCGATTTCAGCGAGGAGGGCCCGCGCCGGGACGTCCGGATCGAGGTGACGAACACCGGCGGTTCCGGGCCGCCCGCGCCGAGGCTTCCTTCTTCGGGGCGGGGCCTGGCGGGGATGGCGCAGCGGGTCGAGATGTTCCACGGGACACTCGACACCGGCCCGACCCGGGACGGCGGATACCGGGTGGCGGCGAATCTGGTGGTGGAGGCGGGATGA
- a CDS encoding class I SAM-dependent methyltransferase: protein MSITREFLRHPMLTGAVAASSPKLAEAMTTGLGLENARFVVELGPGTGVFTGAILRRLPPGARLVAVEINPRLAGNLRERYPEVEIVQGSAESLDEYVPEAADVVVSGLPWTVMTAERQERILDRVTEVLVLNGRFTTFAYAHAAWTPPGRRFAAALRDRFAVTGRSPVVWPNLPPAFVHRAALPVSASGSRPSRRRREGRSPVSIPTP from the coding sequence ATGTCGATCACCAGGGAATTCCTCCGCCATCCGATGCTCACCGGGGCCGTCGCGGCCAGCTCCCCGAAACTGGCCGAAGCCATGACGACGGGCCTCGGGCTGGAAAACGCCAGGTTCGTCGTCGAGCTGGGGCCCGGTACGGGCGTGTTCACCGGTGCGATCCTCCGGCGGCTGCCGCCGGGCGCCCGGCTGGTCGCCGTCGAGATCAATCCCAGGCTCGCCGGGAACCTGCGGGAGCGGTATCCGGAGGTCGAGATCGTCCAGGGATCCGCCGAGAGCCTGGACGAGTACGTGCCTGAGGCCGCCGACGTCGTGGTTTCCGGTCTGCCGTGGACGGTCATGACAGCGGAACGCCAGGAACGGATCCTCGACCGGGTGACCGAAGTCCTGGTCCTGAACGGGCGGTTCACGACCTTCGCCTACGCCCACGCCGCCTGGACACCGCCGGGCAGGCGGTTCGCCGCCGCGCTGCGTGACCGGTTCGCGGTGACCGGGCGCTCGCCGGTCGTCTGGCCGAACCTGCCGCCCGCGTTCGTGCACCGCGCGGCCCTGCCGGTCAGCGCGTCAGGATCGCGGCCGTCTCGGCGTCGGCGGGAAGGAAGGTCTCCAGTTTCAATTCCGACACCGTGA
- a CDS encoding helix-turn-helix transcriptional regulator, which translates to MVSGFGPALKGWRERRRLSQLELALRAGTTQRHVSFLEGGRSIPGRGLVLRVAESLELPLRERNGLLLAAGFAPGFPETDLDDPAVKPVLDGMRRLLDGHRPYPAIVVDRYGVLVARNDALDLLFEDVAPELLEEPVNTLRLALHPKGMAPRVRNLADWARHILERLTQEIAHAPDERLAALLAELESYVPEPGPPGPDHLGFAVPMRLSTSAGELRLITAITTFATAADVTVSELKLETFLPADAETAAILTR; encoded by the coding sequence ATGGTTTCCGGATTCGGCCCCGCGCTGAAGGGCTGGCGCGAACGGCGGCGGCTTTCCCAGCTGGAACTGGCGCTCCGGGCCGGGACCACCCAACGGCATGTGAGTTTCCTGGAAGGCGGCCGGTCGATCCCCGGCCGCGGCCTGGTGCTGCGCGTCGCCGAATCGCTCGAACTCCCGCTCCGGGAACGCAACGGTTTGCTGCTCGCGGCCGGGTTCGCCCCCGGTTTCCCCGAAACGGATCTGGACGATCCCGCGGTGAAGCCGGTCCTCGACGGCATGCGGCGGCTGCTCGACGGGCACCGGCCGTACCCGGCCATCGTCGTCGACCGCTATGGCGTACTCGTCGCCCGCAACGACGCGCTCGACCTGCTTTTCGAGGACGTGGCGCCGGAGCTGCTGGAGGAACCGGTCAACACCCTGCGGCTCGCGCTGCATCCGAAGGGGATGGCGCCGCGAGTTCGGAACCTCGCGGATTGGGCGCGGCACATCCTGGAACGGCTGACGCAGGAGATCGCGCACGCGCCCGACGAGCGGCTCGCCGCGCTGCTGGCCGAACTCGAAAGTTACGTTCCGGAGCCGGGACCGCCCGGCCCGGACCATCTCGGGTTCGCCGTGCCGATGCGCCTGTCCACTTCGGCGGGTGAGCTGCGGCTGATCACGGCCATCACGACGTTCGCCACCGCGGCCGACGTCACGGTGTCGGAATTGAAACTGGAGACCTTCCTTCCCGCCGACGCCGAGACGGCCGCGATCCTGACGCGCTGA
- a CDS encoding LLM class flavin-dependent oxidoreductase, translating into MKFGLVVPTYRSILDAGRTAPEMVAIAVEAERLGFDSVWVGDTLAKAPIDSLTLLGAFATRTERVTLGTAALLPALRDPLLSANAILSLDLLSQGRVTLGVGAGFAGRSEPEFAFTRVPWERRRARLDDIVALWRHVWSGKSGPFHGEVLHYDTLPEYPEPHRPGGPPVWLASFTPGALQRAGRLYDGWLPYPPDVADYADGLAKIREAAVRPVTPALFATVLIEEDPIRARERLEDYAQRNYGVPLDFVEKIQVQIAGSPAQVADRLREYQDAGAEHVLIRIATQEPAEFDEQLPRVADALPR; encoded by the coding sequence ATGAAATTCGGTCTGGTCGTCCCTACTTATCGGTCCATCCTCGACGCCGGGCGCACCGCGCCGGAAATGGTCGCGATCGCGGTCGAAGCCGAACGCCTCGGCTTCGATTCGGTCTGGGTCGGTGACACGCTCGCGAAGGCGCCCATCGATTCGTTGACGTTGCTCGGCGCGTTCGCCACCAGAACCGAGCGGGTCACTCTCGGCACCGCCGCGCTGCTTCCGGCGTTGCGGGATCCGCTGCTTTCCGCGAACGCGATCCTCTCGCTCGACCTGCTCAGCCAGGGCCGGGTCACGCTCGGCGTCGGCGCGGGGTTCGCCGGCCGCAGCGAACCCGAGTTCGCCTTCACGCGCGTGCCGTGGGAACGCCGCCGCGCCCGGCTCGACGACATCGTCGCGCTGTGGCGGCACGTCTGGAGCGGGAAGAGCGGCCCCTTCCACGGTGAGGTGCTGCACTACGACACGCTTCCGGAGTACCCGGAACCACACCGACCGGGTGGTCCGCCGGTGTGGCTGGCCTCGTTCACCCCGGGCGCGCTCCAGCGGGCGGGACGCCTTTACGACGGCTGGCTGCCGTATCCGCCCGACGTCGCGGATTACGCCGACGGGCTCGCGAAGATCCGCGAAGCAGCTGTACGTCCCGTGACGCCCGCGTTGTTCGCGACAGTGCTCATCGAGGAGGACCCGATCCGGGCCCGCGAGCGGCTGGAGGACTACGCGCAGCGGAATTACGGCGTTCCGCTGGACTTCGTCGAGAAGATCCAAGTGCAGATCGCGGGCAGCCCGGCGCAGGTCGCCGACAGGTTGCGCGAATATCAGGACGCGGGCGCCGAACACGTGCTGATCCGGATCGCGACGCAGGAACCGGCCGAGTTCGACGAACAGCTTCCGAGGGTCGCCGACGCCTTGCCCCGGTAA
- the mfd gene encoding transcription-repair coupling factor, protein MSGLLHSILPDPALRGVVERAGAPVLELQGAIATRQLVVGALAADEGAGRPVLAVTATGREADELTASLKSFLGEGAVADFPSWETLPHERLSPRADTVGRRLEVLHRLKAGADDLRVVVATVRSLIQPMAPGLGSLAPIDLVVGEEQSFEGLLERLVELAYTRVDMVEKRGEFAVRGGILDLFGPTAQHPVRVEFWGDEVSEIRAFAVSDQRSLPGEIQHVSAPPCRELLLTEPVRAKAAELATTYEADAQLTEMLTKLSGGVPVEGMEALIPVLCEGELELLTDAMPQGTHVLLADPEKIRARAADLVRTGQEFLEASWTTAAAGGQAPIDLGASAYRDLAGIAKHAQETKRPWWTLTQLASDDPDVYRVSIEAAPNYRGEVERATTDLRAHTAAGGTAVLVVAGHGTAARAVEQLSAGDVPASLAEGVTGPLTPGVVTVTCGGLSDGFVSPERALVVLSESDLTGRGSGAGTSTKDFSTKMPSRRRNAVDPLALKAGDYVVHDQHGIGRFVEMVQRTVAGATREYLLLEYASSKRGHPGDRLFVPTDQLDEVSRYVGGELPTLNKLGGSDWKNTKAKAKKAVKEIAAELVQLYAARQAAPGHAFGQDTPWQGELEDAFPFTETNDQLAAIDEVKADMERGVPMDRVICGDVGYGKTEIAVRAAFKAVQDGKQVAVLVPTTLLAQQHLNTFTERMSSFPVKIKGLSRFTSKPESDAILEQLASGDVDIVIGTHRLLQTGIRYKDLGLVIVDEEQRFGVEHKEHIKALRTHVDVLTMSATPIPRTLEMSLAGIREMSTILTPPEDRHPILTYVGAYDDKQVGAAIRRELLRDGQVFYVHNRVSSIEKAAKRIRELVPEARVVTAHGQMNEDKLEKIIQGFWENEYDVLVCTTIVETGLDISNANTLLVERGDLLGLAQLHQLRGRVGRGRERGYAYFLYPPEAPLTETAHDRLATIAQNTELGAGMAVAMKDLEIRGAGNILGAEQSGHIAGVGFDLYVRLVGEAVDAFRRHAGAETAEEEELAEVRVDLPVDAHIPHDYVPGERLRLEAYRKIAAAPDQAGLDAVREELVDRYGQPPAPVRRLLAVAAFRHTCRAAGVTEVSAQGTSIRFAPLPLADSQMVRLKRLYPKALYKAVTNTVSVPKPTEGPAGGRMGAPALRDEELLDWCAKLLTNLMKSPAPVA, encoded by the coding sequence TTGTCCGGACTCCTTCATTCCATCCTTCCCGATCCGGCCCTTCGCGGGGTCGTGGAGCGGGCCGGTGCCCCGGTGCTCGAACTCCAGGGCGCGATCGCCACCCGCCAGCTGGTCGTGGGCGCCCTCGCCGCGGACGAGGGCGCCGGCCGCCCCGTGCTCGCGGTGACCGCGACCGGCCGCGAGGCCGACGAATTGACCGCTTCGCTGAAGTCCTTCCTCGGCGAAGGCGCCGTCGCCGACTTCCCGTCCTGGGAGACGCTGCCGCACGAGCGGCTGTCGCCCCGGGCGGACACCGTCGGGCGGCGGCTGGAGGTGCTCCACCGGCTCAAAGCGGGCGCCGACGACCTGCGTGTCGTCGTCGCGACCGTCCGCAGCCTCATCCAGCCGATGGCGCCCGGGCTCGGTTCGCTCGCGCCCATCGACCTGGTGGTCGGCGAGGAGCAGAGTTTCGAAGGGCTGCTCGAGCGGCTGGTCGAGCTCGCCTACACGCGGGTGGACATGGTCGAGAAGCGCGGCGAGTTCGCCGTGCGCGGCGGCATCCTCGACCTGTTCGGGCCGACGGCGCAGCATCCGGTGCGGGTCGAGTTCTGGGGCGACGAGGTCAGCGAGATCCGTGCGTTCGCGGTATCCGACCAGCGATCGCTGCCGGGGGAGATCCAGCACGTCAGCGCGCCGCCGTGCCGTGAGCTGCTGCTCACCGAGCCGGTGCGCGCGAAGGCGGCCGAGCTGGCGACGACGTACGAGGCGGACGCCCAGCTCACCGAGATGCTCACCAAGCTCTCGGGCGGGGTCCCCGTCGAGGGCATGGAGGCGCTCATCCCTGTCCTGTGCGAGGGCGAGCTGGAGCTGCTGACCGACGCGATGCCCCAAGGCACGCACGTGCTGCTGGCCGATCCGGAGAAGATCCGCGCCCGCGCGGCCGACCTGGTCCGCACCGGGCAGGAGTTCCTCGAAGCGTCCTGGACGACGGCCGCCGCGGGCGGTCAGGCGCCGATCGACCTCGGCGCGTCCGCGTACCGGGACCTCGCGGGGATCGCGAAGCACGCTCAGGAGACGAAGCGCCCTTGGTGGACGCTGACTCAGCTGGCCAGTGACGATCCCGACGTCTACCGCGTCTCCATCGAGGCGGCGCCGAACTACCGCGGCGAGGTCGAGCGCGCGACGACGGACCTGCGCGCGCACACGGCCGCGGGCGGGACGGCGGTGCTCGTCGTCGCCGGGCACGGCACGGCGGCCCGCGCCGTCGAGCAGCTGTCGGCGGGGGACGTGCCCGCGTCGCTCGCCGAAGGCGTCACCGGTCCGCTGACACCCGGCGTCGTGACGGTGACGTGCGGCGGCCTTTCGGACGGTTTCGTGTCGCCGGAGCGAGCGCTGGTCGTGCTGTCCGAATCGGATCTCACCGGTCGTGGCTCCGGCGCCGGGACGTCCACAAAGGACTTCAGCACCAAGATGCCGTCGCGGCGCCGCAACGCCGTCGACCCGCTCGCCCTCAAGGCCGGCGACTACGTGGTGCACGACCAGCACGGCATCGGCCGGTTCGTCGAGATGGTGCAGCGCACCGTCGCCGGCGCGACGCGCGAGTACCTGCTGCTGGAGTACGCCTCCTCCAAACGCGGGCACCCGGGGGACCGGCTGTTCGTCCCGACCGACCAGCTCGACGAGGTCTCCCGTTACGTCGGCGGCGAACTGCCGACGCTGAACAAACTCGGCGGGTCGGACTGGAAGAACACCAAGGCCAAGGCGAAGAAGGCGGTCAAGGAGATCGCCGCCGAGCTCGTGCAGCTCTACGCGGCGCGGCAGGCCGCTCCGGGGCACGCGTTCGGCCAGGACACCCCGTGGCAGGGCGAACTCGAGGACGCCTTCCCGTTCACCGAGACCAACGACCAGCTCGCCGCGATCGACGAGGTCAAGGCGGATATGGAACGCGGTGTCCCGATGGACCGCGTCATCTGCGGCGACGTCGGCTACGGCAAGACCGAGATCGCGGTGCGCGCGGCGTTCAAGGCGGTGCAGGACGGCAAGCAGGTCGCGGTGCTGGTGCCCACGACGCTGCTCGCGCAGCAGCACCTCAACACCTTCACCGAACGGATGAGTTCGTTCCCGGTGAAGATCAAGGGCCTTTCGCGGTTCACCTCGAAGCCCGAGTCGGACGCGATCCTCGAACAGCTCGCTTCGGGCGACGTCGACATCGTGATCGGCACGCATCGCCTGCTGCAGACCGGGATCCGGTACAAGGACCTCGGCCTGGTGATCGTCGACGAGGAGCAGCGGTTCGGCGTCGAGCACAAGGAGCACATCAAGGCGCTGCGGACGCACGTCGACGTGCTGACCATGTCGGCGACGCCGATCCCGCGGACGCTGGAGATGTCGCTCGCCGGGATCCGTGAGATGTCCACGATCCTGACCCCGCCCGAGGACAGGCACCCGATCCTGACCTACGTCGGCGCGTACGACGACAAACAGGTCGGCGCCGCGATCCGGCGCGAACTGCTGCGCGACGGCCAGGTCTTCTACGTGCACAACAGGGTTTCGTCGATCGAGAAGGCCGCGAAGCGCATTCGCGAGCTGGTGCCCGAGGCGCGTGTCGTCACCGCGCACGGGCAGATGAACGAGGACAAACTCGAGAAGATCATCCAGGGTTTCTGGGAGAACGAGTACGACGTGCTCGTCTGCACCACGATCGTCGAGACCGGGCTGGACATCTCGAACGCCAACACGCTGCTGGTGGAACGCGGTGACCTGCTGGGTCTCGCGCAGCTGCACCAGTTGCGCGGCCGGGTCGGGCGAGGGCGAGAGCGCGGGTACGCGTACTTCCTGTACCCGCCGGAGGCCCCGCTCACCGAGACGGCGCACGACCGGCTGGCGACCATCGCGCAGAACACCGAACTGGGCGCGGGCATGGCCGTCGCGATGAAGGACCTGGAGATCCGCGGAGCGGGCAACATCCTCGGCGCGGAGCAGTCCGGGCACATCGCGGGCGTCGGGTTCGATCTGTACGTGCGGCTCGTCGGCGAAGCGGTCGACGCGTTCCGCCGTCACGCGGGCGCGGAGACCGCCGAAGAGGAGGAACTCGCCGAGGTCCGCGTGGATCTCCCGGTGGACGCGCATATCCCGCACGACTACGTGCCGGGCGAGCGGCTGCGGCTGGAGGCGTACCGCAAGATCGCGGCCGCGCCCGACCAGGCCGGGCTCGACGCCGTCCGCGAGGAACTGGTCGACCGCTACGGCCAGCCGCCCGCACCGGTGCGGAGGCTGCTCGCGGTCGCCGCGTTCCGGCACACCTGCCGCGCGGCCGGGGTCACCGAGGTCTCCGCCCAGGGCACGTCGATCCGGTTCGCGCCGCTGCCGCTGGCGGATTCGCAGATGGTGCGGCTGAAGCGCTTGTACCCCAAGGCTCTCTACAAGGCGGTGACGAACACGGTTTCCGTGCCGAAGCCGACGGAGGGCCCGGCGGGCGGGCGGATGGGCGCCCCGGCGCTGCGAGACGAGGAACTGCTGGACTGGTGCGCGAAGCTCCTGACGAATCTGATGAAGTCGCCGGCGCCCGTCGCGTGA
- a CDS encoding MazG family protein: MTAAVVVIARGATLPAAALPILRSSTAVYAASDVDPEVVGVPALGDTQVRDLVLIAGSRREPKAAALIRSGARVIEAPVPPLVEAAEVMDRLRSPGGCPWDAVQTHESLRQYLVEETYELLDAIEEGDRVALREELGDVLLQVLFHARVAVEDADDPFGIDEVASELVAKLVGRHPHVFADAPRVETVSDQNLKWEELKQAEKSRQSIVDGVALGQPAVALAGKLGQRSGRAGIPLDLFPDGSEAAAQLFRVAATARRAGIDPEGELRAVAKRFARDIRAAEQAARDAGLEPTTLEADGWRKFWPGS; the protein is encoded by the coding sequence GTGACCGCTGCCGTCGTCGTGATCGCCCGCGGTGCGACACTGCCCGCCGCGGCACTCCCGATCTTGCGGAGCAGCACGGCCGTGTACGCGGCTTCCGATGTCGATCCCGAGGTCGTCGGGGTGCCCGCGCTCGGTGACACGCAGGTGCGCGACCTCGTGCTCATCGCCGGTTCGCGAAGGGAACCGAAGGCCGCGGCGCTGATCAGGTCGGGCGCGCGGGTGATCGAAGCGCCCGTTCCGCCGCTGGTCGAGGCCGCCGAGGTGATGGACCGTCTCCGCTCACCGGGTGGATGCCCATGGGACGCCGTCCAGACTCACGAGTCGCTGCGTCAATACCTGGTCGAGGAGACCTACGAGCTGCTCGACGCGATCGAGGAGGGCGACCGCGTCGCCTTGCGTGAGGAACTCGGTGACGTCCTGCTTCAGGTGCTGTTCCACGCGCGCGTCGCGGTTGAGGACGCCGACGATCCGTTCGGGATCGACGAGGTCGCTTCCGAGCTGGTCGCGAAACTCGTCGGACGTCATCCGCATGTCTTCGCCGACGCTCCCCGGGTCGAGACCGTCAGCGACCAGAACCTCAAGTGGGAAGAACTGAAGCAGGCCGAGAAGAGCCGTCAGTCCATTGTGGACGGTGTCGCGCTCGGTCAGCCCGCCGTGGCGCTCGCCGGGAAGCTCGGCCAGCGCAGCGGCCGGGCCGGGATCCCGCTCGACCTGTTCCCCGACGGTTCCGAAGCGGCCGCCCAGCTGTTCCGGGTGGCCGCGACCGCGCGCCGCGCGGGGATCGATCCCGAAGGCGAGCTCCGTGCCGTCGCGAAGCGGTTCGCCCGCGACATCCGCGCCGCCGAACAGGCCGCACGCGACGCGGGTCTGGAGCCGACGACGCTCGAGGCCGACGGCTGGCGCAAGTTCTGGCCGGGTTCCTGA
- a CDS encoding RNA polymerase sigma factor: MKGTEPDEEQLVRRTARGDRAAFEELYRRTSPWLAVRLRRRCADDQIVAEVMQETYLAVWRAAGAFAGSAVGGSAVGWLWTIAARRLVDAFRRRARHAQPLPVAESTVAPAAEDEALAGAVGDHVGDALRRLAPELRQVLQAMVLDGLTVRETAVLLGLPEGTVKTRARRARIAMREALS; encoded by the coding sequence GTGAAAGGAACGGAACCGGACGAAGAGCAGCTCGTCCGCCGCACGGCCCGAGGTGACCGCGCGGCGTTCGAGGAGCTCTACCGCCGCACGTCGCCGTGGCTGGCCGTGCGCCTGCGCCGTCGCTGCGCCGACGATCAGATCGTCGCCGAGGTGATGCAGGAGACCTACCTCGCGGTCTGGCGCGCGGCGGGCGCGTTCGCCGGTTCCGCCGTCGGCGGGAGCGCCGTGGGCTGGCTGTGGACGATCGCCGCGCGGCGGCTGGTCGACGCCTTCCGCCGCCGGGCGCGGCACGCGCAGCCGCTGCCGGTCGCGGAAAGCACCGTCGCGCCCGCCGCCGAGGACGAGGCGCTGGCCGGCGCGGTCGGCGACCACGTCGGCGACGCGCTGCGACGCCTCGCGCCCGAACTCCGGCAGGTCCTGCAGGCCATGGTGCTCGACGGGCTGACCGTCCGTGAGACCGCGGTCCTGCTCGGCCTGCCGGAAGGAACCGTCAAAACCCGTGCCAGGCGGGCTCGGATCGCGATGCGGGAGGCGCTGTCGTGA
- a CDS encoding zf-HC2 domain-containing protein has translation MNKEHVSEQLLAGYVRGDDGLAGDEVWAVEAHLESCAECRGRLSALSLPALSALVDDVWAGLGPKLAEAGPSPLRFRWAGRLHTWVTPVMLPWLVMIVLIPALGFLLDSLGFTGSKGYSFVQLFSPVLPVLGVAVSWAKGLDPAYELVTSTPRAGLYLLLRRTTAVLAVVLPIQALAGWLGGGGFGLGLLPSLAFTTGTLALGGVIGVARAAYVLTGVWMAVILAPAVASQGRATALEPRLLPVWGAIFALTAVVVVLRRSVFGLLTGSER, from the coding sequence GTGAACAAGGAACACGTGTCCGAACAGCTCCTCGCCGGTTACGTCCGCGGGGACGACGGCTTGGCCGGCGACGAGGTCTGGGCGGTCGAAGCCCATCTCGAATCGTGCGCGGAATGCCGGGGGAGACTGTCCGCGCTCAGCCTTCCGGCGCTGTCGGCGCTGGTGGACGACGTCTGGGCCGGACTGGGGCCGAAGCTCGCCGAAGCGGGCCCGAGCCCGCTGCGGTTCCGGTGGGCCGGACGGCTGCACACCTGGGTGACTCCGGTGATGCTGCCGTGGCTGGTGATGATCGTCCTGATCCCGGCGCTGGGCTTCCTGCTGGACTCGCTCGGGTTCACCGGATCCAAGGGCTACTCGTTCGTCCAGCTCTTCTCACCGGTGCTGCCGGTGCTCGGGGTCGCGGTGTCGTGGGCCAAAGGGCTCGATCCCGCGTACGAACTCGTCACTTCCACGCCGAGGGCCGGGCTCTACCTGTTGCTGCGCCGGACGACGGCGGTTCTCGCCGTCGTGTTGCCGATACAGGCCCTCGCGGGCTGGCTCGGCGGTGGCGGATTCGGGCTCGGCCTCCTGCCGAGCCTGGCCTTCACCACCGGGACGCTCGCGCTCGGCGGTGTGATCGGAGTGGCGCGGGCGGCCTACGTCCTCACCGGGGTCTGGATGGCGGTGATCTTGGCGCCCGCGGTGGCTTCGCAAGGGCGCGCCACCGCGCTCGAACCCCGGCTGCTCCCGGTGTGGGGCGCGATCTTCGCGCTGACCGCGGTCGTGGTGGTGCTCCGGCGGAGCGTCTTCGGCCTGCTCACCGGATCCGAACGATGA
- a CDS encoding ABC transporter ATP-binding protein: MRAVGAAEVAPTTYAWQIKAEGLKVRVGKRKFAVNGLDLELGTGVHGLLGPNGAGKTTLIRALATVLRPAEGGLALLGESVGGFTDQRRLRRRIGYLPQNFGFYKRFTVREFVEYIAWLKEMSKQDIPAAVQRSIERVGLADRADDRMKTLSGGMVRRVGIAQAIVNDPDILLLDEPTAGLDPAQRVRFRDLLQEIGRDACVVVSTHLVEDVATACTDVVLFENGKLVFQGTPDELAAAGSEEYVGDSPIERGYSALLGQEPGRGNW, translated from the coding sequence ATGCGTGCTGTCGGGGCCGCGGAGGTCGCACCGACGACCTACGCGTGGCAGATCAAGGCGGAGGGACTGAAGGTCCGGGTCGGCAAACGCAAGTTCGCCGTGAACGGGCTCGACCTGGAACTCGGCACGGGGGTGCACGGTCTGCTCGGTCCGAACGGGGCGGGCAAGACCACGCTGATCCGGGCACTGGCGACGGTGCTCCGGCCGGCGGAGGGAGGGCTGGCGCTGCTCGGTGAATCCGTCGGGGGGTTCACCGATCAGCGCCGCCTGCGCCGCCGTATCGGCTATCTGCCGCAGAATTTCGGTTTCTACAAGCGGTTCACCGTCCGCGAGTTCGTCGAATACATCGCCTGGCTGAAGGAGATGTCCAAACAGGACATCCCGGCCGCGGTGCAGCGGTCGATCGAGCGGGTCGGCCTCGCCGATCGGGCCGACGACCGGATGAAGACGCTGTCCGGCGGCATGGTGCGGCGGGTCGGGATCGCGCAGGCGATCGTGAACGATCCGGACATCCTCCTGCTGGACGAGCCGACCGCCGGGCTCGACCCGGCACAGCGCGTGCGGTTCCGCGATCTCCTTCAGGAAATCGGCCGCGACGCCTGCGTCGTCGTCTCGACACATCTCGTCGAGGACGTCGCGACGGCCTGCACAGACGTCGTCCTGTTCGAAAACGGGAAACTCGTCTTCCAGGGGACACCGGACGAGCTGGCCGCGGCCGGGAGTGAGGAGTACGTCGGCGACAGCCCGATCGAGCGCGGTTACTCGGCGCTGCTCGGGCAAGAACCGGGGAGGGGGAACTGGTGA